The sequence below is a genomic window from Ipomoea triloba cultivar NCNSP0323 chromosome 10, ASM357664v1.
gttactgaacttaaaaagtgtgtaattgaaccatcaaacaagcaaaatttgtgcaattggaacatttttaaaaaaattttccgGTAAAATCTgcttatattactaacatatacgTATTAAGATTGGCacgcattttcttctaccatactagttgggagtcaatattgaaatgtttttaactcaaattgaatttaaaaaaattagaaaaatgctctaattacacatattttacttgtttgatagttgaattgcacactttttaagttcaatgaccccATTGCagaaaagcgataagttcagtggcctatttgacactttttcctaatatataatcaaactacGTACTCAAAAATAATACGTAGGGTGTGTAtcgtacatatataatattgataGAGTAATTGGGTGAGCACCAGACCCGAACCACAGGCGGACAAGTGGACGCAGGAAGTCAAACGGCCACCTGTTACACATGAGGAGAGAAATTATTATCAACTGCTCCATTACGTGACACTTAAAGCTCGCCATCATGAGTCCGTTACATTCACATTAGAAGAGCCGTTGCAcccataatataaataatagcTCTATTGTAGAGATAGGGGAGGCAAATTCTTGTACACAAGCTATTGTGCTGAAACTGTTATACTTACCTATCAAATATACTCcggtatacacacacacaaagattACTAGGATTTGGAAACTATAAGGCTCAATATAATAATCAAAGAATAATATGAGTTTTGGATATAATAATCAAGGAATAATATAAGTTTAAGATGATAATAGGTCAAAATTGGAGTCCaagaaatagaataaaattaagaaacaaGAATTAAGAATTTAGAATAATATTggggaaaattttaaataaaataatttcaaagtAATTTCTACCAAATATAAGACCTATTTACGTATGTGcatcgcaaattatactgtggaccatgaccatggttgatactgcagttgtgttgaactgatactgtatttgtgttgaactgatactgtagttgtgttgaaagggaattgcagttgcgcagatcagaggtcgtttcatccgttcaacacactgcagtatcagttcaacacaactgcaatatctgttcaacacaattgcagttccagacggatgaaacggtctctgttctatgcaactgcaattccctttcaacataattgcagtatcaattcaacccaactgcagtatctgttcaacacaacgacagtatcagccatggtacatgatccacaatgcattgtggaccatggtccacggtataacgactatGTATGCATACAACCGAGAATAGGAAGGAATTATGCAACAAAGAAACTGAGACTCAAGTTTCATGCACTACAAAAataaaaggctaaagtgtcatcacGCACCATTAactatatttgattattaatgtcgcaccttgaactttcataaggtctattttgatacacaaaccattaattttttttcatctagcaatttttacaggttacctacaagttataggtaatctatgatgacttggactttttttttgttttcttcttccttttttttttgattttatttttcttctaaaCATTTTCCAGCCCAATGACCGGTACCGAAAcagtaaaataatttaaaaaaaatcttatatttaggcatttagctactagcagtagctatatatatatatatatatatatatatatatatatatataaattatatttagctactcccagtaggcagtagccaaaataataataaaaaaatttataatatggtttttataataaaaaaaacatattatatataattatatatactaaaaaaaaaaaagagaaattccGGTTGAATCGGAATCGTAACCGAAACCTttatataaggttccggttctggTTTGTGTAACCTTGGAACCATGAACCGACAGTTCAGAATTGAAACGAATCGCGGTCACCCTTAGGCAGGTCGTCAGTGGATTCGGCGCACGCTGCCGCAAGGGAGGGGAGGAGCAGTGGATTGTGGAGGTgctgtggtgatttggtctagtgagcactGGTCCGACTGAAGACACAGAGGAGGGGCAGTGTGAGGCGTTAATTTTTGaggtttacttaaaaattttgggttgacttaaaaagaagatccacataagctaattacctgtggcatgtcatcatagtaacctggtaacctgtgaaaaatgctagatgaaaaagaattaatagtttgtgtatcgaaatggacgttataaaagttcaaggtgcggcatgaataatccaatatagttcatggtgcaaaatgacactttagctaaaataaaataataatagtaacagtAACAGTAATAacaataaacataataataataataataataataataataataataataataataataataataataataattttaacttaTCCCATCACGTTAGATATTAATgcaaaaatagatatatttatttggaaAGAAGAAAATCGTAGCAGCCAAAACACTTATTGAGAGtgattttataaacatattgtcctgttggtaaataatcagcctatcagtcaattttaacttatttgactactattagttgtttgatttggttaaaaaatcaatataagtatttagttaataagctttttgtaactccaaaatactaaaattcaaaaggctactcaaaacagccttttcaattagcttttagAGAAAAGaaaggcaaaaacttatgtgagaccgtctcaccatgagacgggtcggttcgggtcgggtcaagCTACAaaagtaacacttatatgcacaaatgtcatacttatatgctcaaatgtaatactaattaggaatagaatttttgttacttataagggtaaatgtaatacttttaagggaaaatacaatacttttacatttcgatttaaaagtattacatttttccacaaaagtattatatttgcccttataagtaaggggcacttgtcaacattacttattataaaaaatgtattactttttctctaataagtatcaaaaattgtattcttgattagtgttatatttgagcatataagtatgatatttgcacatataagtatgacatttgtatagtgctttgacccgacccgacccgtctcacgaataaggatccgtgagacggtctcacacaagtgtgacccgaaaagaaattataccaaacagctatatcagctaacagttaatttatcaaatacctttctataataattaatgttatcaactaatcatacctccTAATCCAAtaagctaacaaccatttaccaaatagggtcaTTAATAACAAAAGCAGCCAAATGGAAGCCATGCGAATGCTTATGTACACAACAAATGCACAGAGCTCAAATGAGATGGTGGATTACATCAATTGAGATTTGTCTCATTACAGGGGCAAAACTGTTTTCACaatctctttttcttctcccttcaacgttgaattgcaattctttggGTGGAAGTCTGAATTCTAATTCAGTAAATAAAGGACAATTTCCTCCAACTAAACAACGTACGTCGTAATTGTGGTattcattgaatttcaattcaactacagttaAATTACAATGAACTAAACATGCACTTAAGAACGAAGGGAGTACTAAAAACTGATTCTTCTGCcaaaaaaaatcactaataaATAGAATTGTTCTTTGGCATTGTTTAAGCTTTTACCTTTAGCTTTGAATAAACTAAGGGATTTGCAAAGTTGGATATTCGTAGTGTACTTGTACTAATCAGattcatatttacaatttaaaattatattaacatttatataatttctataatactgaaattaatagacaaccatactaatatataaaaaggaaacattctcaaattaaagaataaggGTCAAAAAGGTCACTCAACTCCACGCAAAttgcaattggaccattgaacTCAAATAAAATGTAATTGGATCACTGAAcaacacaaactcatgcaattcAAACCAAAATGACCTGTTTATctaatcatttaaaaattatttttaaatcaatatCTTTTCGGGTAAACAGGTCATTTTAAATTGAACTGCATGAGTTTGTATTGTTCAGAgctcaattacatttttttttagttcaatggtCCAACTGAAATTTGGTGTGTAGTTGAGTGACCTATTTAACCTTTATTCCTCAAATTAATGATGTTAACAACTAGTTCGAACCTTTGTCTTTCACCAAATTAAGCCCTCTCTTATCAGTAAGTTTTGATGTGAAATTGAAGCTGCCAATTTGCCCATCTTTACCTCCCAAATCTGCCCATCTTTACATCCCGAATCATACCTCCGATCCCGCGCTTCCAAACCCCAAATTAAACCTAGTTTTCTAACCCCAAATTTCACTCATAATTCAAACACGGAAAAGAATTAGAAATTTCCCAACTACTCCACCAACATCAAATTTGCAGTATAGTAATACAACTTGTCTCTATTCACTTACACACAATATTCTCTTGGTAATATTATTACCGTCACGGCGTCACCTTCCAAAGTTATATAATTTTGGAtactgaaaattaaaaagttaagaAACATTCTCAaagttatataattttgaatactgaaaattaaaaagctaGGAAACATTCTCAAAGTTATCAACGAATACATAAAAAAGGAAACATTAACAACTAGTTCAACCTTTAGTCTTTCACCAAGTTAAGCCCTCTCTCGTCAACCAAAACTTGCTGTGAATTTCCGATCCCGCTTGTCAACCCAAAAGTCCTCTCATAATTCAAGCATTCAAAATCAAACTACCCAATGGAAAACACATTGTCCATAGTCTTGTAAATTCTAAGATCCCTAGGTAAACAAATTGGAAATTCCTTAACTCCACCTACATCAAATTTTTTCCAAACCTCACTTTTCAAGTTACAAATCAAAATGGTAATTTGTTTACTATTTGTAGATAACATCACAATTTCCCCAACATGATTGGTAGTATAGCGGTACACCGTTGATTTTTCTACCTCCAAATCAAATGGGATGATTGTAGTAATCTTCTCCCAACATTCCTTAGATttctccaaagtccaaacattCATGTAGAATACGTGGCCTATTTCGCGAACATAAACAATAGCCAGTCGATCTCCATCAACTTGTAGCAATGCAAAATTTGTGATAACAAAATTAGAATAGAGTTATTTTCCCGCAGATGTATCTATAGAACAAAAATTTGATGCAGATGGAACTTCAGCTGGAATTGGTATCAAAGAATAACTCTCGGACCCAACTTCAAATGCTACTATGTGGAAGTTAGTAGGGTCATCTCTAGTTAGCCAATTATAGGAATAGATAACGCCGTTGATGTGGACACTAGTATTGGAATAGCCACCGCAACCAAAGCCATCAAAGGGGTAGAAGGGGTACGAAGAATAATTGATCTCCCTCCATGATTTATCCACTCCCACAGTCAAAATCCAGTGCTTATACTCGAAAATGCTCCTCCTCCGATCAATAATCAAAACCTTGTATCTTTTAGACTGTGAATCAAACCCTAATAGCGCACAAATGTCATTTGGATGGCGGGAGGGGAACTGGAATCTTGGAAGGGAAATACGCTGTCCCGTACTAACATTGCAAACAACGACTTCTCCATTGGGTCTGGAGAGACAAATCAGGCCGTCGGAGGAGGAGTGTAGACAACCTTTCAAAAAGGGTTCTTCAGTGTCCAAGTAGCCGAGACGGTTAGCTTGGAGGTTTTCTTGGGTGAAATTGATGGTGTAATACGAAGGGGCGGAAGGGACGGAGAGCGGCTTTCGAGGAATGATAGCGATGAGGATGCCCGCCCTACTGGGTAGTGTGAAGGACAAATTGCGATGCAGAACGCCAAAGGCATGATCAGCTATGAGAGCAAAAAACAATTTAGAAACGCACCTGAGTCGTACTAGCGACTTAGCAGGGAGCTTGGAGAGGATATCGAACAGAATGTCTTGGGGAAGAAAAGGTAGCGTTGAAACACCCGCCATCGTTGGTATTGTCTCCTCCATCGTTGGTATCTTACGAGCTGGCTGAAGTTTAATTTGGATTTTTGGAGTATCCgaattgtatttaatttaagGTAAAAGGTTTAATTTGTAGGAGTACAGTTTTAGGGTTAATTTGGATTTTTGGAGTATCCGAATTGTATTTAAGGTAAAATTGCAGTCTCCCACAACACTCCTCCTCATTGCGAATTGCTATTAGCAATACAATCAATGATGGAGTCTAATTAAATTTAAGATTtctcgttttcaaaaaaaaaatttaagatttcTTAATTAACGAGGGATTGGAgtttttaaaggattttttttttttttgagtacagatataaatgaaattaattctatatattattCTCCCACTAAttccatatatttttatatgaatGGGAAGGTTTAAAATCAATAGGGATTAATTCTATATATTCTTTCTCCCacaaaattctccattttaactttccgTCCAAAACATTTcgtcctatactattaaggtgtgcgtaatacaatttctaatacaatatattctttcctacttattcgtaatacaattctagattaaaattactaatcgcaataaaacagtacatatatttccatgCAACGTAGTCTAAACttttaatgaaaacaaaatcatctatTTTAACTTCACGCCTAAAACACACTTCAATACTATtaagatttgcgtaatattgtaaaatatggttatACAATTCCttttcgtactacaattgtacattaaaatatggcaatacaaatcctaatacaatatatcatTTCCTACTtacttattcgtaatacaattctagataaaaattactaatcgtaataaaaTAGTGCATATACTTTCgtacaacgtaatctatacttgtctattaataaaaacaaaatcctcaattttaacttccccaaaacactcctatactattaaggtgtgcgtaatattgtaaaaatatggTAACTGTTCAGGGTATTAGTATTACacataagtatttatatttatttatttacatatatttattaaaaaacttCGGTTAACCGTTCGATTAACCGATCGTTTCGAatcgaattaaccgttaaccgaagttttaaaattcttttaaccattaaccgaagcGAAAAAGTTTGGTTCGGTTATGGTTAACCGAACTTTTCCGATTTAGTCGGTTAACCAAATGTTTTTCATAGTTTGCACACCCCTAGCtaattgaacgtgtacattatttaattataatattagtgcaaaagtattactcaattaattgaataatatatgacttgcttgtctacaattatcttaaaaagattgatatgtaatatgacttatgtaattttattttttttttgaaaaccaagccgaagcaatcatattaaaataaacccGAAATACAATCAGGAGGAGAAGAAACCCACTCCCCAAGGACAGAGGAAGAACCAGCCGCCCGTGCAAGCACATGAGCAACGTGATTCGCTGACCTTCTGACATGGCGAACCACAGTGTTCCCAATGTCACAAGCAATGATACGACACTGCTGAATAACTAAACCAACATGCGAATAGTCTTGTCTACCAGAAttataactattaaaaaaattcaaacaatcaGACTCAACTAAATAACCAACACCAGAACGACTCTTAATCCATGCTAACGCTTCTTTAACTGCCATAGCCTCTGCGAGATAGGGATCCTTGCCACACATCAATTGGCCGCTATGAGCAGCCACAAACACTCCCTGATGATCTCTTAAAATTGCTCCATACGTTACTGTACCCTCATGCAGTACTGCGTCTACATTACATGAAATCATTCCCAAAGGTGGCGGTGACCAAGTAACAGGATTAGCATCCATGTGTTGAGTAGTTGGTGGGGTAGCCTGCAGATCTCGCCAAGTCACAAGCAAagcattaatataattatgcatAGCTTCCAATGTCCACACCTTTCCATGCCAAATGAGATCATTTCTTACCAGCCAAATAACCAAAAATCTAGCAACCATGTTCACAGAATCCTCCACACAGGCTTGGCGCAAAGTGGACTCCACAAATTCTACAAATGATCTACCAAGAAGTACGTCATTACAGCCCCAAACCTGCCTGGCAATGGAACAATCACACAATAAATGAGTTACAGTCTCCGTATCAAATGGACAGAAAGGACAACCACCACCAATCCACACACGTTTGGATTGTAAAACATCACGAACAGGTAGTATATTTCTCACGCAACGCCAAAGGAAATTCTTAACCTTTGGAGGAACCGGGAGATTCCATAAACGACCCCAATCGGAAAACAGCACATTAGAATCTTGGACTAAAAAATTATGCATGAGTAAATGATAGCCATGTCTTACCATGTACTGCCCTCTAACATCCCCTTTCCAACACCAAGTGTCATGATGATTAGGTGAAATCGGGGTGCTCAAAATCCTTGGGACATCGTAACTAGAGAAAAGATCACGGACCACCTCATCATCCCAATCACCATTTGCAGTCATAAGATTACAGACCTTAGCTTCTTTCAACTCTTCAATGCACCCAGTCTGTAAAGCCGAGTCCACCGAATCTGCTAACCAAGGCCAACCCCATACTATGGTATCTTTTCCATCACCTACCCTGCGAAGAACACCTTCCCGAAGTAAGTTCTGTCCAGCTAGGATACTACGCCAAATATAGCTCGGATTACTACCAAGTTTAGCCGATAGAAAACAGTCATTAGGAAAATACCTGGCTTTCAGCACTCTACTCATCAAGGAATATGGGGAAGTGAGTAAACGCCATCCCTGCTTTGCTAACAATGCAACGTTGAACTCATGAAGGCGCTTAAAGCCTATCCCACCGTATTGTTTAGGGATAGACATCCGTGACCAACTCATCCAATGAATACCTCGATTAACCGCCCTGCCATGCTGCCACCAAAACCTGTTCATGATGTTCTCAATGGTGTGACACACACCAATAGGGAGCAGAAAAACTGACATAGAGAATATAGGCATTGCCTGCGCAACACTCTTTAAAAGCACCTCCTTTCCAGCACgggttaataattttttctGCCAAGAATTAACCCTTTCCCTCACTCTTTGCTCAACATACCGGAACACCGTAGTTCTATTTCTCCCGAGGAAAGATGGTAATCCCAAATAACGCCCGAAGTCCTGGACCTGCTGAACATGAAAAACTGATGCCACATGGTCTCGCATGTCAGACCTCGTATTAGTACTGAACATAATACTCgacttttcaaaatttaccacTTGACCCGAAGCCCGACTATAGAGCAGCAAACAATTTCGGACCTCTTGTGCTTCTGCATCAATTGATTTGAAAAACAACAGGCTATCATCGGCAAAAAATAAATGGGACACGGGGGGTGCTCCCCTAGCTACCTTTACACCATGAATTTGCCCTTGAGCTTCTTTCTGCTGTAATAGAAGAGACAAACCTTCAGCACAGACAATAAATAAAGATGGCGATAAAGGATCCCCTTGCTGGATACCCCTAGAAGGAATCACAGTTCCCACTTCTCCCCCATTTACCATGATGTTGTACCGAACTGAAGTCACGCATAATAACACGAGATCAACCCACCCTCGGGCGAATCCCAATGCTAGAAGCATGCCCTCAAGGAAGCTCCATTCCATCCGATCATAAGCTTTTGTCATATCTAGCTTCAGCGCAGCCCACCCAACACTACCTTCCCTTTTCCTCCTCAAGTAATGGCCAATCTCCCCCGCCACAATAATGTTATCGGAGATGAGACGATCCGGCACAAACGCACTCTGAGATGGGGATATAATAGAGTCAAGTACCACTTTCATTCTATTAGCCACAACCTTAGCAAGTACCTTATAGGAAACATTGCATAACGCAATCAGCCTAAGATTAGAGACCTTCTCGGGAACTTTCTTCTTGGGTGTTAGAACTACATTGGTATCATTCAATCCCGGCGGCAAACTGCAGTTCTCAAAGCACGACTTTACAAAATCAATTAGATCACGCCCCACAGTTGACCAAAAATTCTGATAAAAAGATGGTGTCATACCGTCGGGACCCGGGGCCTTATCAGGAGCCATCGAGAATAAAGCAGCTTTGACTTCGTCATGTTCAATAGGTCTAAGTAAGCGAACATTGCATTCAGTTGTAACACGGCTTTGTACAGTATTAAACAAATTTGCATCACACATACCAGCCTTAAAAATATCAGTATAATACCGTAACACCTCCTCGTTCATTTCTGCACCATCCACCCAGGTACCAGCATGATCTTGAATGCGCAACAGCTGATTGAATTTCCTTCTAGTAGAGGCAAACctgtgaaagtattttgtatttaaatcaCCTTCCTTCAACCACAGCTGTTTAGAGCGTTGTCTCCAGAATATTTCTTCTTGAGCAAGCAAACGCCGCAATTCCCCTTCTACTTGATGATAACGGAAAACGTCCTCATCCCTACGGCTTCCACGCAACTGTTCTAAGATACCCCTTAGTTTTTGAATTTTGCGGCCAAACTTGCTGAAATAATCTCCACCCCACCTCCACAAATCTTTTCCACAGTTGCTAATCTTTCGTTCAAACGCCAGCCCACTCGAGAAGCCCCAAGATTGTTCCACCACCTTCCTACAATCTTCATCTAAGAGCCATGCAGCTTCGAACTTAAAATGTCTACGCACTCTATTCACCAGCCGTGCCTCTGGATCCAAACAGATGGCACTATGATCAGAAGACAGTGTATGAATATTATGCACCGTGGCTTCATTAAACGCAACACACCAGTCCAATGTCCCAACCGCCCTATCCAACCTCTCCTCAACCCAACGGTCGGTACCTCTTCCTCTTTCCCAGGTAAACTGATACCCTACCATCCCCAAGTCAGACAACTCACAGTCAGACAGCATATCGTTAAAACCCCTAATGAGGCCATCGGGATGAGGTATGGCACCCTTCTTCTCATAGGGACTAGCAATGTCATTGAAGTCCCAGATCATGACCCAAGGAAGATTGGATCGGTTCTTTAGTTGTCGTAAAAATCCCATGATTGCTGCCTCCTGGCTCGCTCCGGAAAGCCATAATAACATGTTAGACGCCAAGGAATTTTGTCTGGTAACGTCACAATAACATCAATATGATTTGAGGAATAACTTAGAACCGTTGCCATATCATGCTCTCTCCAAAATAATGCCAAGCCGCCGCCTAAACCCACCCTATCAACTGATAACAAACCTTCGAAACCCAAACGAACACGAACTCGTTCTACCTGCGCTGCTAGTGCTTTTGTCTCCATAATAAAAACCAAGTTGGGTTGCTGTTTGGACACAAGGCCCATTAATTCCCGAACTGTCCGAGGGCTACCCAATCCCCGGCAGTTCCAGCTCAATGTACTCATTGTGATGGGCGGGTCTGGGACTCCCGACCCGCCGTAGCCAAGTTTTTTGATGCCTCGGTCATGTTAGTGTCACCAACAATAGTACCCTCATGGCTGGACATGTCTTCCCGTCTGCGCTTATGCTCCCCATGCAGAACAATCCCAGCCTCCAACTGATCAGGATTAGCGGTCGTGGATCTTGGGGCAGCCTCAACAAAAGCAGCCTTTGCTGGGAGATCAGATAAAAGCCACTTTGCCCCTACCGGCTTGGCTTGACGACGGGCTCCTGCTCTCATCCAACCTCTATATGGATAATCCTTGGGCAAGATACCCTCCTCATAAACTTTCTTGCAGAACTTATCTGAATGACCCAGGAGACCACAACAGAAACAGAAAGTATTAAGGCGTTCATAACAGAACGTAATCCATTGAAATGTCCTATCTCGACGATGCAGCTTCATCCTCCTCTTTAATGGTTCATCAACCTTCAAAGTTACCCTTACCCGAAAGAAACTGCGCCAATTGCCTCCAAAATTATTTGGATCCGCAGCAACAAACAAGCCAACATAATTACCTATCTGCTCAACAAATTCAGTAGACGCATATACTGCAGGCAGATCATGGATCTGAACCCAGAAGTCCACAGAATCCAACACCACTTCTTCTGGTTGCGTCTGACGAGTTAGTTCCTTGCAAACCAACGTATGATTTTCAAAGGACCACGGTCCGTCGTCGATCGCACGTTGCATATCCCTTGCATGAGGGAATTGGAACaagaataaattttcatttaccgGTAAGACTCTCATCCCCATCATTGGACGCCATACCGATGCCAAAACTTGTTGCATTTGTTCAAACTTGATCGATCGATCCGTAAGGAATCGTCCAACCAGTTCGTAATAAACAGTACTGCCGCTGGCCTGATCTTGCACTGGAACATCCAGTCCACCCAACTCCTCCTCATCAAGTGTGAGATCGGCACAGCCCTTCTCCAAATCATGTACGTCCATTGCACACTCCACTCAACAAAGCAAAAAgcaagaaataatttaattataattattataaaaataaattcaacgaccaatctttagcttaattactataataattattatgcaattattattagtcaattatgctaatatatgtataattgtacTTTTATACCTGCCCTTAAGTAtgttcattttcaccatatcgcatttaattttttcttcctcgtccatatttgaataaattaattttaat
It includes:
- the LOC116033056 gene encoding putative F-box protein At3g52320: MAGVSTLPFLPQDILFDILSKLPAKSLVRLRCVSKLFFALIADHAFGVLHRNLSFTLPSRAGILIAIIPRKPLSVPSAPSYYTINFTQENLQANRLGYLDTEEPFLKGCLHSSSDGLICLSRPNGEVVVCNVSTGQRISLPRFQFPSRHPNDICALLGFDSQSKRYKVLIIDRRRSIFEYKHWILTVGVDKSWREINYSSYPFYPFDGFGCGGYSNTSVHINGVIYSYNWLTRDDPTNFHIVAFEVGSESYSLIPIPAEVPSASNFCSIDTSAGK
- the LOC116033057 gene encoding uncharacterized protein LOC116033057 — its product is MLLWLSGASQEAAIMGFLRQLKNRSNLPWVMIWDFNDIASPYEKKGAIPHPDGLIRGFNDMLSDCELSDLGMVGYQFTWERGRGTDRWVEERLDRAVGTLDWCVAFNEATVHNIHTLSSDHSAICLDPEARLVNRVRRHFKFEAAWLLDEDCRKVVEQSWGFSSGLAFERKISNCGKDLWRWGGDYFSKFGRKIQKLRGILEQLRGSRRDEDVFRYHQVEGELRRLLAQEEIFWRQRSKQLWLKEGDLNTKYFHRFASTRRKFNQLLRIQDHAGTWVDGAEMNEEVLRYYTDIFKAGMCDANLFNTVQSRVTTECNVRLLRPIEHDEVKAALFSMAPDKAPGPDGMTPSFYQNFWSTVGRDLIDFVKSCFENCSLPPGLNDTNVVLTPKKKVPEKVSNLRLIALCNVSYKVLAKVVANRMKVVLDSIISPSQSAFVPDRLISDNIIVAGEIGHYLRRKREGSVGWAALKLDMTKAYDRMEWSFLEGMLLALGFARGWVDLVLLCVTSVRYNIMVNGGEVGTVIPSRGIQQGDPLSPSLFIVCAEGLSLLLQQKEAQGQIHGVKVARGAPPVSHLFFADDSLLFFKSIDAEAQEVRNCLLLYSRASGQVVNFEKSSIMFSTNTRSDMRDHVASVFHVQQVQDFGRYLGLPSFLGRNRTTVFRYVEQRVRERVNSWQKKLLTRAGKEVLLKSVAQAMPIFSMSVFLLPIGVCHTIENIMNRFWWQHGRAVNRGIHWMSWSRMSIPKQYGGIGFKRLHEFNVALLAKQGWRLLTSPYSLMSRVLKARYFPNDCFLSAKLGSNPSYIWRSILAGQNLLREGVLRRVGDGKDTIVWGWPWLADSVDSALQTGCIEELKEAKVCNLMTANGDWDDEVVRDLFSSYDVPRILSTPISPNHHDTWCWKGDVRGQYMVRHGYHLLMHNFLVQDSNVLFSDWGRLWNLPVPPKVKNFLWRCVRNILPVRDVLQSKRVWIGGGCPFCPFDTETVTHLLCDCSIARQVWGCNDVLLGRSFVEFVESTLRQACVEDSVNMVARFLVIWLVRNDLIWHGKVWTLEAMHNYINALLVTWRDLQATPPTTQHMDANPVTWSPPPLGMISCNVDAVLHEGTVTYGAILRDHQGVFVAAHSGQLMCGKDPYLAEAMAVKEALAWIKSRSGVGYLVESDCLNFFNSYNSGRQDYSHVGLVIQQCRIIACDIGNTVVRHVRRSANHVAHVLARAAGSSSVLGEWVSSPPDCISGLF